The following proteins are co-located in the Candidatus Polarisedimenticolia bacterium genome:
- a CDS encoding DUF885 domain-containing protein, protein MSHPRLSRRDLLAALLSAGALPLLSACAHSRGPRPATPATPGDARAVALLDRIAEDLLLLFPETATSLGIDTGSRAALRSHLTDRSAEGVQRVAGQVRTALARLTALTTADLSHPVRTSIAVVRSAFVTALEGFALPYGDIRVGGWRNTPYVVIQNVGAYLDVPRFLDSEHPIENSADAEAYLARLESYARQLDGELGRLQAARMIGIVPPGFLLDKALTQLKLSAQNARAGGSLVESITRRTKNIPGGWADRARRIAAQQIAPALERQIHELETERAVATDDAGIWARPRGEDFYRWALKASTTTTLSPDEVHELARSELERLHARMDTILKQLGLSQGSVGDRMRGLAQDPRYKFPEGDKGRAEILAFIEGRLRWIRRQMPRAFHHLVKPNLEVRRLPPEEEPGAPGAYGGAGSIDGKIPGRFWINLRTTDLHSRYSLADLTFHEAIPGHIWQGEYTHQMPLIRQMLGFNAYSEGWALYAEQLADELGAYESDPIGRLGYLQSIAFRACRLVVDTGIHARRWTRERGVRYFVEVNGSNPLEVAGEVDRYCSWPGQACGYKVGHSEINRQRDKATAALGSSFDLKAFNDAVVLGGNVPLDVLATNVDSYIATASGAGASSRGPAT, encoded by the coding sequence TTGTCCCATCCACGTTTGAGCCGGCGCGACCTGCTGGCGGCGCTGCTGTCGGCGGGCGCCCTGCCACTCTTATCTGCCTGCGCCCACTCCCGCGGGCCGCGCCCGGCAACGCCGGCAACACCGGGCGACGCCCGGGCCGTCGCTCTGCTCGATCGGATCGCCGAGGATCTGCTTCTCCTCTTCCCCGAAACCGCGACCTCCCTCGGGATCGATACCGGCTCCCGGGCGGCTCTCAGGTCGCACCTGACCGATCGCTCGGCGGAGGGCGTTCAGCGCGTGGCGGGGCAGGTTCGCACGGCGCTTGCGCGCCTCACCGCCCTCACCACTGCCGATCTCTCGCATCCGGTGCGCACGAGCATCGCCGTGGTCCGGAGCGCGTTCGTTACCGCACTCGAGGGCTTCGCGCTTCCCTACGGCGACATCAGAGTTGGGGGTTGGCGCAATACGCCCTACGTCGTGATCCAGAATGTCGGAGCGTATCTCGACGTCCCCCGCTTCCTCGACAGCGAGCACCCGATCGAGAATTCCGCCGACGCCGAGGCCTATCTTGCCCGACTGGAATCGTACGCGCGGCAGCTGGACGGAGAGCTGGGTCGCCTGCAGGCGGCACGGATGATAGGGATTGTTCCTCCAGGCTTCCTACTCGACAAGGCGCTCACTCAACTCAAGTTGTCGGCCCAGAATGCGCGCGCCGGCGGGTCGCTGGTGGAATCGATAACCCGACGCACCAAGAACATCCCCGGGGGATGGGCCGACCGTGCCCGGCGCATCGCAGCACAACAGATCGCTCCCGCGCTCGAGCGCCAGATCCATGAGCTCGAGACCGAGCGAGCCGTCGCGACGGACGACGCCGGCATCTGGGCACGTCCCCGAGGAGAGGACTTCTACCGGTGGGCGCTCAAAGCCTCGACCACGACCACTCTTTCGCCGGACGAAGTGCACGAATTGGCCCGAAGCGAGCTCGAGCGCCTGCACGCCAGGATGGACACGATTCTCAAGCAACTCGGGCTTTCGCAGGGCTCCGTCGGAGACCGGATGCGGGGGCTGGCCCAGGACCCGCGATACAAGTTTCCGGAAGGCGACAAGGGCCGAGCCGAAATACTGGCGTTCATCGAAGGCCGGCTCCGGTGGATTCGGCGGCAGATGCCGCGAGCTTTCCATCATCTGGTGAAGCCCAACCTGGAGGTGAGACGGCTCCCCCCGGAAGAAGAGCCGGGAGCGCCCGGCGCCTATGGCGGCGCCGGGTCGATCGATGGCAAGATCCCGGGCCGGTTCTGGATCAATCTCAGGACCACCGATCTGCACAGCCGGTACAGCCTCGCCGATCTCACCTTTCACGAGGCGATTCCCGGTCACATCTGGCAGGGTGAGTATACCCATCAAATGCCGCTGATCCGGCAGATGCTTGGCTTCAACGCCTACTCGGAGGGCTGGGCTTTGTACGCCGAGCAGCTCGCCGATGAGCTCGGCGCCTATGAGAGCGATCCGATCGGAAGGCTCGGCTATCTCCAGTCAATCGCTTTCCGCGCCTGCCGTTTGGTGGTCGATACCGGGATTCACGCGAGACGATGGACCCGGGAGCGAGGCGTCCGCTATTTCGTGGAGGTAAACGGCTCAAACCCTCTGGAAGTCGCCGGCGAAGTCGACCGCTATTGCTCCTGGCCGGGCCAGGCCTGCGGGTACAAGGTCGGCCACAGCGAGATCAATCGGCAGCGCGACAAAGCGACGGCGGCGTTGGGATCGAGCTTCGATCTGAAGGCGTTCAACGATGCCGTGGTACT
- a CDS encoding FRG domain-containing protein produces the protein MNLGYVPHSTLLAWIDQHGCVGKVKRAWTWWQNPDGERGLAPSHGIRYLYRGQSRRYWSCTASIARGMTTRARALGELEPHEQLRLVADLIRVNWYAEILKSHPVFEWARGERYALDRTALAQHYELATGYIDLTESMEVALFFACCELRDGRWEPRTKGRGILYRVDWVGSNEAIGFGRIKWIDLQPFARPHAQWAWTMELMLGEDFEDLPVVEAVSFDHSAALGERLLDLFDGGEALMPVDPLQEWATAIKHSRLLPVANGIATIEDLSRNGLDIGTKDMQEVLRQIEAENDVRFESEVASPADPATLAKMRDDWETKKQAFIETLKGVVILVRTSKEEDAAR, from the coding sequence ATGAATCTCGGCTACGTCCCTCACTCGACGTTATTAGCCTGGATCGATCAGCATGGTTGTGTCGGAAAAGTAAAGCGCGCGTGGACTTGGTGGCAGAACCCCGACGGAGAAAGGGGATTAGCGCCGTCGCATGGAATCCGATACTTGTACAGGGGCCAGAGTCGCCGATACTGGTCCTGCACAGCATCTATTGCCCGTGGGATGACTACAAGGGCAAGGGCTCTTGGCGAACTGGAGCCGCACGAACAGCTGCGCCTTGTTGCTGACCTGATTCGCGTCAATTGGTACGCAGAGATACTGAAGTCTCATCCCGTCTTCGAATGGGCAAGGGGCGAACGATATGCACTCGACCGGACGGCGCTTGCCCAGCACTACGAACTGGCTACCGGCTACATCGACTTGACCGAATCGATGGAAGTCGCGTTGTTCTTCGCGTGTTGTGAGCTACGCGATGGCCGGTGGGAGCCAAGGACCAAGGGCCGGGGAATCCTCTATCGCGTCGACTGGGTTGGCTCCAATGAGGCGATCGGATTCGGTCGGATCAAGTGGATTGATCTGCAACCATTTGCGCGACCACATGCCCAATGGGCATGGACAATGGAGTTGATGCTTGGGGAAGATTTCGAGGACCTTCCTGTGGTCGAAGCCGTTTCATTTGATCACTCGGCTGCACTCGGCGAGCGCTTGCTGGATCTGTTTGATGGCGGCGAGGCATTGATGCCGGTTGATCCGCTGCAAGAGTGGGCGACGGCGATAAAGCACTCTCGCCTTCTTCCCGTTGCAAATGGCATCGCGACCATCGAAGATCTGTCGCGCAACGGGCTCGATATCGGCACGAAAGACATGCAGGAGGTACTGCGTCAAATTGAGGCGGAGAATGACGTCAGGTTCGAGTCAGAAGTAGCATCGCCTGCCGATCCGGCCACGCTCGCAAAGATGCGTGACGATTGGGAGACAAAGAAGCAGGCGTTCATTGAGACCCTCAAGGGAGTAGTCATCCTTGTACGAACTTCCAAGGAGGAGGATGCCGCTCGCTAA
- a CDS encoding DUF2251 domain-containing protein: MRNPRRLRGRRFSVILRINGYPHAAFDFVKSRGYCRTGFTETCCGRVFVGRS; the protein is encoded by the coding sequence GTGCGGAACCCAAGGCGTTTACGGGGTCGGCGGTTTAGTGTCATCCTCAGAATTAACGGCTATCCCCATGCCGCTTTCGACTTCGTGAAAAGTCGAGGCTACTGCCGCACGGGGTTTACCGAAACCTGCTGCGGGCGGGTTTTCGTCGGCAGGTCATGA
- a CDS encoding nuclear transport factor 2 family protein, which translates to MKRTSIIAALVLSAVSSTIAQQQSARTRDAASTKQAVQQQDQERIRAQIAADTIALRRIYADDFLGIGPTGVVRNKAEVIADFTTHALTYQSITTAEVRVRVYGNTVVETGRSTMVGQDKGKDVPRENRFTRVWVMTDGRWQLVANHYSLMTTQ; encoded by the coding sequence ATGAAACGAACGTCGATCATCGCTGCGCTCGTGCTGTCGGCCGTCTCGAGCACCATCGCGCAGCAGCAGAGCGCACGGACACGGGATGCGGCGAGTACCAAGCAGGCCGTTCAGCAGCAGGATCAGGAGCGGATTCGCGCGCAGATCGCTGCCGACACCATCGCGCTTCGCCGCATCTATGCCGATGACTTTCTCGGCATCGGACCGACCGGCGTCGTGCGTAACAAGGCAGAGGTCATCGCTGACTTCACAACGCATGCGCTGACGTACCAATCCATCACCACCGCCGAGGTTCGCGTGCGCGTGTATGGAAATACCGTGGTGGAGACCGGTCGTTCCACGATGGTCGGACAGGACAAGGGCAAGGACGTCCCGCGCGAAAACCGTTTCACGCGCGTCTGGGTCATGACGGACGGGAGGTGGCAGCTGGTGGCGAATCACTATTCGCTGATGACCACGCAATAG
- the topA gene encoding type I DNA topoisomerase, protein MSKSAAAGKSLVIVESPAKAKTINKFLGRKFSVKASMGHVRDLPKKTLGVDEKKGFKPTYEVLPGRKKVLDDLKKEAKGAEAIYLAPDPDREGEAICWHLSEELKKVNKKLYRVAFNEITKRAVLYGIEHPEKIDLNKVDAQQARRILDRLVGYKISPLLWDKVRRGLSAGRVQSVALRIIVEREREIKAFTPEEYWSLTATLEGDQPPAFDAKLLRIGEEKAELKEGAVTHRIADAVRAADWVVAEVESKEKKRTSPPPFSTSKLQQEAARKLGFTVKKTMTIAQHLYEGVDLGEEGAVGLITYMRTDSTRVAPEALAQVREYIERVHGKDFLPDEPRYFKVGRMSQGAHEAIRPTALENAPDRVEKFLGRDEFRLYQLIWNRFVASQMNPAVFDVTTADITAAGNTFRANGQVLRFPGYFAVYQDPTPEQSVLARTEAPESDDDRRLPPLERGQTLKLLNLDPKQHFTQPPPRFTEAGLVKELEEDGIGRPSTYATILATLQNREYALKEEGKFVPTELGMLVTDLLVEHFGDLVNVTYTARMEEELDEIEDGKMKWQDAMEEFYGKFSKDLKRASRQMRNVKREETPTEEVCGKCGKPMVIKWGRYGRFLACSGYPECKNTQELAANGSGAEGGAGGEEPVPEVKATCDKCGSPMVLRKGRFGQFLACSTYPECKNTKKIHVDKEGNITRKPDRILEEKCPTCGKNLAVKDGRFGEFTACSSYPTCRYIKLKEVGVGCPKCGGQIVERKSRRGKTFFGCNRYPECDFVTWYRPLAEKCPNCGKPYLLEKITKRDGVTHFCDAEGCRYKIAVNS, encoded by the coding sequence TTGAGTAAGAGCGCAGCAGCCGGCAAGTCGCTGGTCATCGTGGAGTCGCCGGCCAAGGCGAAGACGATCAACAAGTTCCTCGGCCGGAAGTTCTCGGTCAAGGCCTCCATGGGTCACGTGCGGGATCTCCCGAAGAAGACCCTGGGGGTCGACGAGAAGAAGGGGTTCAAGCCGACCTACGAAGTCCTTCCGGGCCGCAAGAAGGTCCTGGACGATCTGAAGAAGGAGGCGAAAGGGGCCGAGGCGATCTACCTCGCCCCCGACCCCGATCGCGAGGGAGAGGCGATCTGCTGGCACCTCTCCGAGGAGCTGAAGAAGGTCAACAAGAAGCTCTACCGCGTCGCGTTCAACGAGATCACCAAGCGCGCCGTCCTCTACGGCATCGAGCATCCCGAGAAGATCGACCTCAACAAGGTCGACGCCCAGCAGGCGCGGCGGATCCTCGACCGCCTGGTCGGCTACAAGATCAGCCCGCTGCTCTGGGACAAGGTGCGGCGCGGCCTCTCGGCCGGGCGCGTGCAGTCGGTGGCGCTGCGGATCATCGTGGAGCGCGAGCGCGAGATCAAGGCCTTCACGCCCGAGGAGTACTGGTCCCTGACCGCGACGCTGGAGGGGGACCAGCCGCCGGCGTTCGACGCCAAGCTCCTGCGGATCGGAGAGGAGAAGGCGGAGCTGAAGGAGGGCGCCGTCACCCACCGGATCGCCGACGCGGTGCGCGCCGCCGACTGGGTCGTCGCCGAGGTGGAGTCGAAGGAGAAGAAGCGCACCTCTCCTCCGCCGTTCAGCACCAGCAAGCTGCAGCAGGAAGCGGCCCGCAAGCTGGGCTTCACTGTGAAGAAGACGATGACCATCGCGCAGCACCTCTACGAAGGCGTCGATCTGGGCGAGGAGGGGGCGGTCGGGTTGATCACCTACATGAGGACCGACTCCACCCGCGTGGCCCCGGAGGCGCTGGCGCAGGTCCGCGAGTACATCGAGAGGGTCCACGGAAAGGACTTCCTGCCCGACGAGCCCCGCTACTTCAAGGTGGGGCGCATGTCCCAGGGGGCCCACGAGGCGATCCGCCCCACCGCGCTCGAGAACGCCCCCGACCGCGTGGAGAAATTCCTCGGGCGCGACGAGTTCCGCCTGTACCAGCTGATCTGGAACCGCTTCGTCGCCTCGCAGATGAATCCGGCGGTTTTCGACGTCACCACCGCCGACATCACCGCGGCGGGCAACACCTTCCGGGCGAACGGCCAGGTGCTGCGCTTCCCCGGCTATTTCGCCGTCTATCAGGATCCGACTCCGGAGCAGTCCGTCCTTGCCAGGACCGAGGCGCCCGAATCCGATGACGACCGTCGGCTCCCTCCCCTGGAAAGAGGGCAGACCCTCAAGCTCCTGAACCTCGATCCGAAGCAACATTTCACCCAACCGCCGCCGCGCTTCACGGAGGCGGGCCTGGTCAAGGAGCTCGAGGAGGACGGCATCGGGCGGCCGAGCACCTACGCCACGATCCTGGCCACCCTGCAGAACCGGGAATACGCGCTGAAGGAGGAGGGGAAGTTCGTCCCCACCGAGCTGGGCATGCTGGTGACCGACCTCCTGGTCGAGCACTTCGGCGATCTGGTGAACGTCACCTACACGGCGCGGATGGAGGAGGAGCTGGACGAGATCGAGGACGGCAAGATGAAGTGGCAGGACGCGATGGAGGAGTTCTACGGCAAGTTCTCCAAGGATCTGAAGCGCGCCAGCCGCCAGATGCGCAACGTCAAGCGCGAAGAGACGCCGACCGAAGAGGTGTGCGGCAAGTGCGGCAAGCCGATGGTGATCAAGTGGGGCCGCTACGGCCGCTTCCTCGCCTGCTCCGGCTATCCCGAGTGCAAGAACACCCAGGAGCTCGCCGCCAACGGGAGCGGCGCCGAAGGGGGCGCCGGCGGCGAAGAGCCCGTTCCCGAAGTGAAGGCCACCTGCGACAAATGCGGCAGCCCGATGGTGCTGCGCAAGGGGCGCTTCGGCCAGTTCCTCGCCTGCAGCACCTACCCCGAGTGCAAGAACACGAAGAAGATCCACGTCGACAAGGAAGGGAACATCACCCGCAAGCCCGATCGGATCCTCGAGGAGAAGTGTCCGACCTGCGGCAAGAACCTGGCGGTGAAGGACGGCCGCTTCGGCGAGTTCACCGCTTGCAGCAGCTATCCGACCTGCCGCTACATCAAGCTGAAGGAGGTCGGGGTGGGCTGCCCCAAGTGCGGCGGCCAGATCGTCGAGCGCAAGTCGCGCCGCGGCAAGACCTTCTTCGGCTGCAACCGGTATCCCGAGTGCGATTTCGTGACCTGGTACCGCCCCCTGGCCGAGAAGTGCCCCAACTGCGGCAAACCCTACCTGCTGGAGAAGATCACGAAGCGGGACGGCGTGACGCACTTCTGCGACGCCGAAGGGTGCCGCTACAAGATCGCCGTCAACTCCTGA
- the dprA gene encoding DNA-processing protein DprA: MGNSRVWWVALNLALSRCPSIARSLLARFRDPRAILTAPAEAIAGVPAVTPRLAARLLDPRLLDAAAAEMASADRRSIRILIRDDPEFPAILDQLADPPSVLYARGSLRPEDDPAVAMVGSRRASPYGLEMSRFLAGEIAGAGVTVVSGMARGIDEAAHRGALEARGRTVAFLGSGIDRIYPPESRRLAEAIADHGAILSEFPLGTAPLPGNFPVRNRLISGIGRGVVVVEAAPRSGSLITVRMALEQGREVFAVPGNVTARGALGPNFLIQQGAKLVMRGRDVLEEIPGVQLSPEAPVMRPEDLDTPEAGEAGRVLALVPGDEGVGVDDLAARAKMEPGPLLAVLLDLEINDRVRRLPGRRFIRRRRRAELE, from the coding sequence TTGGGGAATTCGAGAGTCTGGTGGGTGGCGCTGAACCTGGCGCTGTCCCGGTGTCCGTCGATCGCGCGGAGCTTGCTTGCGCGCTTCCGAGACCCCCGGGCGATCCTCACCGCGCCCGCCGAAGCGATCGCCGGGGTTCCCGCCGTCACCCCGAGGCTCGCCGCGCGGCTCCTGGATCCGCGGCTGCTCGACGCGGCCGCGGCGGAGATGGCGAGCGCGGATCGCCGATCGATCCGGATCCTGATCCGGGACGATCCCGAGTTCCCGGCGATCCTCGACCAGCTTGCGGATCCTCCCTCGGTCCTTTACGCGAGGGGCTCCTTGCGGCCGGAGGACGATCCGGCGGTGGCAATGGTCGGGTCGAGACGGGCGAGCCCTTACGGGCTGGAGATGTCCCGCTTCCTGGCGGGCGAGATCGCCGGCGCCGGAGTCACGGTGGTGAGCGGCATGGCGCGGGGGATCGACGAGGCGGCGCACCGCGGAGCGCTGGAGGCGCGGGGCAGGACGGTGGCGTTTCTCGGTTCGGGGATCGATCGGATCTATCCTCCCGAGAGCCGCCGGCTGGCCGAGGCGATCGCCGATCACGGGGCGATCCTGAGCGAGTTCCCGCTGGGAACGGCTCCCCTGCCCGGGAATTTCCCGGTGCGGAACCGGTTGATCAGCGGCATCGGCCGGGGAGTCGTGGTGGTCGAAGCGGCGCCCCGCAGCGGCTCGCTGATCACGGTGAGGATGGCGCTCGAGCAGGGGCGCGAGGTGTTCGCCGTGCCGGGCAACGTGACGGCGCGCGGCGCGCTGGGTCCGAACTTCCTGATCCAGCAGGGCGCCAAGCTGGTGATGCGAGGCCGCGACGTTCTCGAGGAGATTCCGGGCGTCCAGCTTTCCCCCGAGGCGCCCGTGATGAGGCCGGAGGATCTCGATACGCCCGAGGCGGGGGAGGCGGGACGCGTGCTGGCGCTGGTCCCGGGCGATGAAGGCGTCGGAGTGGACGATCTCGCGGCGCGAGCCAAGATGGAGCCGGGGCCGCTTCTGGCCGTGTTGCTGGATCTGGAGATAAACGATCGGGTGAGGCGGCTTCCGGGCCGCCGGTTCATCCGGAGACGAAGGAGAGCGGAGCTTGAGTAA
- a CDS encoding tetratricopeptide repeat protein, translating to MPVSKSRARGPAVILSVLLALSSLPAGDGRPEPSRPKVSAPEEALYEQALGHYRSGRFPEAAALLEKGRQRYPRNAGLAALLGWTRLRLADLPGARAAFESVLSAEPRSADGRTGLGFVALRQKRMAEAEANFLKAVQLDPQSGEAWKGLGMARRSRDDRKGAHEALERSVALNPQDAEARALLAQVAGPDGILEERRARRQASEGKPVVLVSRVGKGRLEVRERGEFVPLFLKGINLGTALPGKFPAEFPDDPALYRRWFDQMGEMGLNTVRLYTLHPPSLYRALKEHNEERPDRKLWLVQGVWTELPEDDDYDGERFMEGFRAEIHRVIDAVHGNLEVPSRPGHAHGVYDADLSGDLLAYLLGREWEPYSVVAYEKRKPARPAHSGDYVRTSPQARPFEAWLASICDLTARYETEQYRVQHPIGYVSWPTLDPLRHPTEATAREETAIRKKRGEKMSEPILEYDNDAVDIDSLHLAATEKFAAGFFASYHAYPYYPEFMVLDPDYGKARDAEGPSHYFGYLKDLKAHHGDQPVVIAEFGVPTSRGIAHLQPEGQHHGGHNAVEQGKIDARLFRDIHDAGLAGGILFSWMDEWFKRNWLVMPFEAPPERKPFWLNALDAEENYGILGAYPGRRGWKIVLDGKGEDWASVRPLYIDDAARAGEKTTKQGFHRLRGFRVTSDEAYIYMRLDLDAGSGAPDWSASQYWVGIDTYDAQRGDHRFPNPANVTTPAGMEFLLQIAGEKSRLLVSRPYDLFTNRNRRPYRSVEGHRGDFIEIEVFTNRDRYGRDGTYFPPQGYSRSPLRRGSLDPASADYDTLADWIESPAGDLIEVRIPWGLLNVTDPSSHQVVHEEAPRTGLVATRRTESFRFHLLSLQGKGGAWSVVDRFPREARPALASFPTFRWPGWEEPTYHLRLKEGYGILKEALKDIPEHDDAN from the coding sequence ATGCCAGTTTCGAAATCGCGCGCCAGGGGGCCGGCGGTGATTCTCTCGGTCCTCCTGGCGCTCTCCTCCCTTCCGGCCGGCGACGGGCGCCCCGAGCCTTCGCGGCCCAAAGTCTCCGCTCCCGAAGAAGCGCTCTACGAACAGGCCCTGGGCCACTACCGCTCCGGGCGGTTCCCCGAGGCGGCGGCGCTGCTCGAGAAGGGCAGGCAGCGATATCCGCGCAACGCCGGGCTCGCCGCACTGCTCGGCTGGACGCGGCTGCGTCTTGCCGATCTCCCGGGCGCGCGGGCCGCGTTCGAGTCGGTCCTTTCCGCCGAGCCGCGATCGGCGGACGGCCGGACGGGCCTCGGCTTCGTGGCGCTGCGCCAGAAGCGGATGGCGGAGGCGGAAGCGAATTTCCTGAAGGCGGTGCAGCTCGATCCGCAGAGCGGCGAAGCGTGGAAGGGCCTGGGGATGGCCCGCCGGAGCCGCGACGATCGGAAGGGGGCGCACGAAGCGCTGGAGCGCTCCGTCGCGTTGAACCCGCAGGACGCCGAGGCCCGGGCGCTGCTGGCGCAGGTCGCCGGCCCTGACGGGATCCTGGAAGAGCGGCGCGCCCGCCGCCAGGCCTCGGAAGGCAAGCCGGTCGTCCTGGTTTCGAGGGTAGGCAAGGGGAGGCTCGAAGTCCGGGAGCGCGGCGAGTTCGTCCCCCTGTTTCTCAAGGGGATCAACCTCGGCACCGCCCTGCCGGGGAAATTCCCGGCGGAGTTCCCCGACGATCCGGCGCTCTACCGCCGCTGGTTCGACCAGATGGGAGAGATGGGCCTGAACACCGTGCGGCTCTACACGCTCCATCCCCCGTCGCTGTATCGCGCGCTGAAAGAGCATAACGAGGAGCGTCCCGATCGGAAGCTCTGGCTGGTCCAGGGGGTCTGGACCGAATTGCCCGAGGACGACGACTACGACGGCGAGCGCTTCATGGAGGGTTTCCGCGCCGAGATCCATCGCGTCATCGACGCCGTGCACGGCAATCTGGAGGTTCCCTCCCGTCCGGGCCACGCGCATGGAGTTTACGACGCCGATCTCTCGGGCGATCTCCTCGCCTACCTCTTGGGACGGGAGTGGGAGCCCTACTCCGTGGTCGCCTACGAGAAGCGCAAGCCGGCGCGGCCGGCCCATTCCGGCGACTACGTCAGGACTTCGCCTCAGGCGCGCCCCTTCGAGGCGTGGCTCGCGTCGATCTGCGATCTGACGGCGCGCTACGAGACCGAGCAGTACCGGGTGCAGCATCCGATCGGCTATGTCTCCTGGCCGACGCTCGATCCGCTGCGCCACCCGACCGAGGCCACGGCACGGGAAGAGACGGCGATCCGCAAAAAGCGCGGCGAGAAGATGTCGGAGCCGATCCTCGAATACGACAACGACGCCGTCGACATCGATTCCCTGCACCTCGCGGCCACCGAGAAATTCGCGGCAGGATTCTTCGCTTCCTACCACGCCTATCCCTACTATCCGGAGTTCATGGTCCTCGATCCCGATTACGGCAAGGCGCGTGACGCCGAGGGGCCGAGCCATTACTTCGGCTATCTGAAGGATCTCAAGGCGCATCACGGCGATCAGCCCGTCGTGATCGCCGAGTTCGGGGTCCCCACCTCGCGCGGCATCGCGCACCTGCAGCCGGAAGGCCAGCATCACGGCGGGCACAACGCCGTGGAGCAGGGGAAGATCGACGCGCGGCTGTTCCGGGACATCCACGACGCCGGCCTGGCCGGGGGAATCCTGTTCTCGTGGATGGACGAGTGGTTCAAGCGCAACTGGCTGGTCATGCCCTTCGAAGCACCGCCCGAGCGTAAGCCGTTCTGGCTCAACGCTCTGGATGCCGAGGAGAACTATGGCATCCTGGGCGCCTATCCCGGCCGGCGGGGCTGGAAGATCGTGCTCGACGGGAAGGGAGAGGACTGGGCCTCCGTGCGGCCGCTCTATATAGATGATGCAGCCCGGGCAGGCGAAAAAACGACGAAACAGGGCTTCCACCGCTTGCGCGGATTCCGCGTGACCTCGGACGAGGCCTACATCTACATGAGGCTCGACCTCGATGCCGGATCGGGCGCGCCGGACTGGTCGGCTTCACAGTACTGGGTGGGAATCGACACCTACGACGCGCAGCGCGGCGATCACCGGTTTCCCAATCCGGCGAACGTCACCACCCCCGCCGGGATGGAGTTCCTGCTGCAGATCGCCGGAGAGAAGAGCCGCCTCCTGGTGAGCCGTCCCTACGACCTGTTCACCAACCGGAACCGGCGGCCCTACCGTTCCGTCGAAGGGCATCGAGGCGACTTCATCGAGATCGAGGTGTTCACGAACCGGGATCGGTATGGCCGGGACGGCACCTACTTCCCTCCCCAGGGTTACAGCCGCAGCCCGCTGCGGCGCGGATCGCTCGATCCCGCGTCGGCCGATTACGACACCCTGGCCGATTGGATCGAAAGCCCCGCCGGCGACCTGATCGAAGTGCGGATCCCGTGGGGACTCCTCAACGTGACCGACCCCTCGTCGCACCAGGTGGTCCACGAGGAGGCGCCGCGCACGGGGCTGGTCGCCACGCGCCGGACCGAAAGCTTCCGGTTTCACCTGCTCTCGCTGCAAGGCAAGGGAGGCGCCTGGAGCGTGGTGGATCGCTTCCCGCGGGAAGCGCGGCCGGCGCTCGCGAGCTTCCCCACGTTTCGCTGGCCCGGCTGGGAGGAGCCGACGTACCACCTGAGGCTCAAGGAAGGCTACGGTATTCTCAAAGAGGCGCTCAAGGACATTCCGGAGCATGACGATGCGAATTAG